Proteins encoded by one window of Streptomyces sp. NBC_01571:
- the speB gene encoding agmatinase: MSSTENPAAGGSQPRGPVDSSRVPRYAGPATFARLPRLDEVGTADVAVVGVPFDSGVSYRPGARFGGNAIREASRLLRPYNPAQDASPFALAQVADAGDIAANPFNINEAVETVEAAADELLGTGARLMTLGGDHTIALPLLRAVAKKHGPVALLHFDAHLDTWDTYFGAEYTHGTPFRRAVEEGILDTSALSHVGTRGPLYGKQDLTDDEKMGFGIVTSADIYRRGADEVADQLRQRIGDRPLYISIDIDCLDPAHAPGTGTPEAGGMTSRELLEILRGLSSCNLVSADVVEVAPAYDHAEITAVAASHTAYELTTIMSRQIAEARTK, encoded by the coding sequence ATGAGCAGCACCGAGAACCCGGCAGCAGGCGGCAGTCAGCCACGCGGCCCCGTCGACTCGTCCCGCGTCCCGCGGTACGCCGGCCCCGCGACCTTCGCCCGGCTGCCCCGCCTCGACGAGGTCGGCACCGCCGACGTCGCCGTGGTCGGCGTGCCGTTCGACTCCGGGGTCTCCTACCGGCCCGGCGCCCGCTTCGGCGGCAACGCGATCCGCGAGGCCTCCCGCCTGCTGCGCCCGTACAACCCGGCGCAGGACGCCTCCCCCTTCGCCCTCGCCCAGGTCGCCGACGCCGGTGACATCGCGGCGAACCCGTTCAACATCAACGAGGCCGTGGAGACCGTCGAGGCGGCGGCCGACGAGCTGCTCGGCACGGGCGCCCGGCTGATGACCCTCGGCGGCGACCACACCATCGCGCTGCCCCTGCTGCGCGCCGTGGCGAAGAAGCACGGCCCGGTCGCCCTGCTCCACTTCGACGCGCACCTCGACACCTGGGACACGTACTTCGGCGCCGAGTACACCCACGGCACCCCGTTCCGCCGCGCCGTCGAGGAGGGCATCCTCGACACCTCCGCCCTCTCCCACGTCGGCACCCGCGGCCCCCTGTACGGCAAGCAGGACCTCACCGACGACGAGAAGATGGGCTTCGGCATCGTCACCTCGGCGGACATCTACCGCCGCGGCGCCGACGAGGTCGCCGACCAGCTGCGCCAGCGCATCGGTGACCGCCCGCTCTACATCTCCATCGACATCGACTGCCTCGACCCGGCGCACGCGCCCGGCACCGGCACCCCGGAGGCGGGCGGCATGACCTCCCGCGAACTCCTGGAGATCCTGCGCGGACTGTCCTCCTGCAACCTGGTCTCCGCGGACGTGGTCGAGGTCGCGCCCGCCTACGACCACGCCGAGATCACCGCCGTCGCCGCGTCCCACACGGCGTACGAACTGACCACGATCATGTCCCGTCAGATCGCGGAGGCCCGGACCAAGTGA
- a CDS encoding thiamine pyrophosphate-binding protein, whose product MTHDHDLVLRPTAAQTSAALDPPPGRNGGDLVVETLSGLGATTVFGLPGQHALGMFDALRRSSLQYVGLRVENNAGFAADAYGRITGEAAPLLLSTGPGALTSLAALQEAAAASAPVLAISSQIPTAGLGGGRHGYLHELPDQQASFRGIVKSVHTVRTQSQIPSALAAAWESALTAPHGPVWVEIPQDVLLAPTHLPVVTAMDATPEEVVPRPELTAVAAHLLSTAARPAIIAGGGVVRADASGKLLQLAERLNAPVVTTFGGKGAFPWNHPLSLQSWLEDRHTTDLLEDADVLLVVGSGLGELSSNYHTFKPRGRVVQIEADLGKLESNHPALGIHADARLAIAALLETVEERPDPTAPERVRTLLARVGERIAAQELTLEQDVLAAVRRALPDGSPSFWDMTILAYWAWSAFDPRRPNAMHSAQGAGGLGYGFPAALGAAAADPTRPVLAVSGDGGALYSIAELATAKQYGLDVTWLIVDDGGYGILREYMTDAFGQATATELARPDYVALAESFGVPGIRTTPGTLEADLSKALATPGPSVVLLPAVLRMFAPTHLDG is encoded by the coding sequence GTGACCCACGACCACGACCTGGTGCTCCGCCCCACGGCCGCCCAGACCTCAGCCGCGCTCGACCCGCCCCCGGGGCGCAACGGCGGGGACCTGGTCGTGGAGACCCTCTCCGGGCTCGGCGCGACCACCGTCTTCGGCCTGCCCGGCCAGCACGCGCTGGGCATGTTCGACGCGCTGCGCCGCTCGTCGCTCCAGTACGTGGGGCTGCGCGTCGAGAACAACGCGGGGTTCGCTGCGGACGCGTACGGCCGGATCACGGGGGAGGCCGCGCCGCTGCTGCTCTCCACCGGCCCGGGGGCGCTGACCTCGCTCGCCGCGCTCCAGGAGGCGGCCGCCGCCTCGGCCCCCGTCCTCGCGATCAGCAGCCAGATCCCGACCGCCGGACTGGGCGGCGGGCGCCACGGCTATCTGCACGAACTCCCGGACCAGCAGGCCTCGTTCCGGGGCATCGTGAAGTCCGTGCACACCGTCCGTACGCAGTCCCAGATCCCCTCCGCCCTCGCGGCGGCCTGGGAGTCGGCGCTGACGGCCCCGCACGGCCCGGTCTGGGTGGAGATCCCGCAGGACGTCCTCCTCGCCCCGACGCACCTGCCGGTCGTGACCGCGATGGACGCCACCCCGGAGGAGGTGGTCCCGCGCCCCGAACTGACCGCGGTCGCCGCCCACCTGCTGTCCACGGCCGCCCGCCCCGCGATCATCGCTGGCGGCGGTGTCGTCCGGGCGGACGCCTCCGGCAAGCTGCTCCAGCTCGCCGAGCGGCTGAACGCCCCCGTCGTCACCACCTTCGGCGGCAAGGGCGCCTTCCCCTGGAACCACCCGCTGTCCCTCCAGTCCTGGCTGGAGGACCGGCACACCACCGACCTCCTGGAGGACGCGGACGTCCTGCTGGTGGTCGGCTCCGGTCTCGGTGAACTCTCCTCGAACTACCACACGTTCAAGCCCCGCGGCCGGGTCGTCCAGATCGAGGCCGACCTCGGCAAGCTGGAGTCCAACCATCCGGCACTGGGCATCCACGCCGACGCCAGGCTCGCGATCGCCGCGCTCCTGGAGACGGTCGAGGAGCGCCCCGACCCGACGGCGCCCGAGCGCGTGCGCACGCTGCTCGCCCGGGTCGGCGAGCGCATCGCCGCGCAGGAACTCACCCTGGAACAGGACGTGCTGGCGGCCGTGCGCCGCGCCCTGCCGGACGGCTCCCCGTCCTTCTGGGACATGACCATCCTGGCGTACTGGGCGTGGTCCGCCTTCGACCCGCGCCGGCCCAACGCCATGCACTCCGCCCAGGGCGCCGGCGGTCTCGGCTACGGCTTCCCGGCGGCCCTCGGAGCGGCGGCCGCCGACCCCACCCGCCCGGTCCTCGCGGTCTCCGGCGACGGCGGTGCGCTGTACTCGATCGCCGAGCTGGCCACGGCGAAGCAGTACGGCCTCGACGTCACCTGGCTGATCGTCGACGACGGCGGCTACGGCATCCTGCGCGAGTACATGACCGACGCCTTCGGCCAGGCCACGGCGACGGAACTGGCCCGCCCGGACTACGTGGCCCTCGCCGAGTCCTTCGGTGTCCCGGGGATCCGGACGACCCCCGGGACGCTCGAAGCGGACCTGTCGAAGGCGCTGGCGACCCCCGGACCGTCGGTGGTGCTGCTCCCGGCGGTCCTGCGGATGTTCGCGCCCACGCACCTCGACGGCTGA
- the tesB gene encoding acyl-CoA thioesterase II — MSQALQSLLDLLDLERIEQDIFRGQSRSAVVPRVFGGQVAAQALVAAGRTVPEDRFAHSLHAYFLRAGDPGAPIVYSVDRIRDGRSFTTRRVVAVQHGQPIFHLSASFQAHEEGMEHQAPMPPAPDPETLPTAAELLPRYADVLKDPVVVERLLEARESVDLRYVDPPPYGTVGETREPHSQVWFRTNGKLDGAVDEPLLHVVLATYVSDMTLLDSILLAHGRGGWVTGDVVGASLDHAMWFHRPFRADEWLLYDQESPSASGGRGLGQARIYTQDGRLAISVIQEGVVRIPREMS, encoded by the coding sequence ATGAGTCAGGCACTGCAGTCCCTGCTCGATCTGCTCGACCTGGAGCGGATCGAGCAGGACATCTTCCGCGGCCAGTCCCGCTCCGCCGTCGTCCCGCGGGTCTTCGGCGGGCAGGTCGCCGCGCAGGCGCTGGTCGCGGCGGGGCGCACGGTCCCAGAGGACCGCTTCGCCCACTCCCTGCACGCCTACTTCCTGCGTGCGGGGGACCCCGGCGCGCCCATCGTGTACTCGGTGGACCGCATCCGCGACGGCCGCTCCTTCACCACCCGCCGGGTGGTCGCCGTCCAGCACGGGCAGCCGATCTTCCACCTCTCCGCGTCCTTCCAGGCGCACGAGGAGGGCATGGAGCACCAGGCCCCGATGCCGCCCGCGCCCGACCCCGAGACGCTGCCCACGGCCGCCGAGCTTCTGCCGCGGTACGCGGACGTCCTCAAGGACCCCGTCGTCGTGGAACGCCTCCTGGAGGCGCGCGAGTCGGTCGACCTGCGCTATGTCGACCCGCCGCCCTACGGCACCGTGGGCGAGACCCGCGAACCGCACTCCCAGGTGTGGTTCCGCACCAACGGCAAACTCGACGGCGCCGTCGACGAACCGCTGCTGCACGTCGTCCTCGCCACCTACGTCTCCGACATGACGCTCCTCGACTCCATCCTGCTCGCGCACGGGCGTGGCGGGTGGGTGACCGGTGACGTCGTCGGGGCCTCGCTCGACCACGCGATGTGGTTCCACCGGCCCTTCCGCGCCGACGAATGGCTGCTGTACGACCAGGAGTCCCCGTCCGCGTCCGGGGGCCGCGGGCTCGGCCAGGCCCGGATCTACACCCAGGACGGCCGGCTGGCCATCTCGGTGATCCAGGAGGGCGTCGTCCGGATCCCCCGTGAGATGTCCTGA
- a CDS encoding serine hydrolase: MLAASLGAGVLVPFAAAAAPASAAAAPQVSCTSAKAGLAAKLQKDITAAVKNRAGTIAVGLYDRTTKTTCTLRATSAYDSASVVKATVLATLLWDAKKHNRYLTSREQTLTTAMITKSDNAATTTLWKQLGVTKVKGFLAAAGMTETKPGANGYWGLTQITVRDEQKLLALLTAKNSVLSDNSRAYELKLMGKVISSQRWGTPAGAPSSVAVHVKNGWLSRSTHGWRVHSIGTFNGAGHDYMITVLTHGNSTMSYGVSTIQGVAKAIHKDLVPATSTSGASVLRYVPTGTPQEASVPAPAS, from the coding sequence ATGCTCGCAGCGAGCCTCGGCGCCGGGGTGCTCGTGCCGTTCGCGGCGGCTGCGGCACCGGCCTCGGCCGCCGCGGCGCCGCAGGTCAGCTGCACCTCGGCCAAGGCGGGCCTGGCCGCCAAGCTGCAGAAGGACATCACCGCGGCCGTGAAGAACCGCGCGGGCACGATCGCCGTCGGCCTCTACGACCGGACGACGAAGACGACCTGCACCCTGCGCGCCACCTCCGCCTACGACTCCGCCAGTGTGGTCAAGGCCACCGTGCTGGCCACGCTGCTGTGGGACGCGAAGAAGCACAACCGGTATCTGACCAGCCGTGAGCAGACGCTCACCACGGCCATGATCACCAAGTCGGACAACGCCGCGACCACCACGCTGTGGAAGCAGCTCGGCGTGACCAAGGTGAAAGGTTTCCTCGCCGCCGCCGGGATGACCGAGACCAAGCCGGGCGCGAACGGCTACTGGGGTCTCACCCAGATCACCGTGCGCGACGAGCAGAAGCTGCTCGCGCTCCTCACCGCCAAGAACTCCGTGCTGAGCGACAACTCCCGCGCGTACGAGCTGAAGCTGATGGGCAAGGTCATCTCCTCGCAGCGCTGGGGCACCCCGGCCGGAGCGCCCTCCTCGGTCGCCGTGCACGTCAAGAACGGCTGGCTGTCGCGCTCCACGCACGGCTGGCGCGTCCACAGCATCGGCACCTTCAACGGTGCAGGTCACGACTACATGATCACCGTGCTCACCCACGGGAACAGCACCATGAGCTACGGCGTCAGCACGATCCAGGGTGTGGCCAAGGCGATTCACAAGGACCTCGTGCCGGCCACCTCCACGAGCGGCGCGAGCGTGCTGCGGTACGTGCCCACCGGCACCCCGCAGGAGGCGTCCGTGCCCGCGCCCGCGAGCTGA
- a CDS encoding cation diffusion facilitator family transporter, which produces MTEAAQDDGAGESTVTVIVAALANLGIAVAKAVAGVISGSSAMLSEAAHSVADTVTEVLLLTALKRSEKPADEEHPLGYGPERYIWAMLAAVATFVGGAVFSIYDGVHTLVAGEELGDTLVSYVVLAVAFLLEGYSLRTGVRQARGEAARIGAPFKRYLRHTPDTAVKAVVLEDSAALIGLVLAAGGLLGGQLTGSGVWDAVASLCIGLLLLYVAWVLGRSNAELLIGRPLPKAVREGIRAELLAVEHVEAVLELTTLVQGPREALVAAKVDFRDMSSAGQIEWACEQAEQRLREAFPVVSRVYLDPTPGHARRRAEGLNPWP; this is translated from the coding sequence ATGACTGAAGCTGCACAGGACGACGGCGCGGGCGAGAGCACGGTCACGGTGATCGTCGCCGCCCTCGCCAATCTGGGGATCGCGGTGGCCAAGGCGGTCGCGGGCGTCATCAGCGGATCGAGCGCGATGCTGTCCGAGGCCGCGCACTCGGTGGCCGACACGGTCACCGAGGTGCTGCTGCTCACCGCGCTCAAGCGCAGCGAGAAACCGGCCGACGAGGAACACCCCCTCGGATACGGGCCCGAACGCTACATCTGGGCGATGCTCGCGGCGGTCGCGACCTTCGTCGGCGGCGCGGTGTTCTCGATCTACGACGGGGTGCACACCCTCGTCGCGGGCGAGGAACTGGGCGACACTCTCGTCTCCTACGTCGTGCTCGCGGTCGCCTTCCTGCTGGAGGGCTACTCCCTGCGCACCGGCGTACGGCAGGCACGCGGTGAGGCGGCACGGATCGGGGCGCCCTTCAAGCGCTACCTCCGCCACACCCCGGACACCGCCGTGAAGGCCGTGGTCCTGGAGGACTCGGCCGCGCTGATCGGTCTCGTCCTCGCCGCGGGCGGTCTGCTCGGCGGGCAGCTCACCGGCTCCGGCGTCTGGGACGCCGTCGCGTCCCTCTGCATCGGTCTCCTGCTGCTGTACGTCGCCTGGGTCCTCGGCCGCTCCAACGCGGAGCTGCTCATCGGGCGTCCGCTGCCGAAGGCCGTCCGGGAGGGCATCCGGGCCGAACTGCTCGCAGTGGAGCACGTGGAGGCCGTACTGGAGCTGACGACCCTGGTCCAGGGACCGCGCGAGGCGCTCGTCGCCGCCAAGGTCGACTTCCGCGACATGTCGTCCGCCGGCCAGATCGAGTGGGCCTGCGAACAGGCCGAACAGCGACTGCGGGAGGCGTTCCCGGTGGTGAGCCGGGTGTACCTGGACCCGACCCCGGGCCACGCCCGACGCCGGGCCGAGGGGCTGAACCCCTGGCCCTGA
- a CDS encoding phosphatase: protein MPISGTPNRSELVDHLVRTRIAGDVATPRENNLSHYRKLANGDRNFWLGLELGDRWTDEQDVLAVMAERCGVNDDPEYRYGQDTIDPELTVDALDRMAARLRKAAAAKERVLFATGHPGGLLDVHRATAAALRAAGCEIVVIPEGLQTDEGYVFQFADVAVLEHGATLWHTHSGEPMRAILTGLEREGRPLPGLVVADHGWAGCAGQLGIDSMGYADCNDPALFLAESEGTVQVTIPLDDHVTSPRHYDPMTAYLLNAAGLA from the coding sequence ATGCCAATATCCGGGACCCCCAACCGCAGCGAGCTCGTCGACCACCTCGTACGGACGCGTATCGCGGGCGATGTCGCCACGCCCCGCGAGAACAACCTCTCCCACTACCGCAAGCTCGCGAACGGCGACCGCAACTTCTGGCTCGGCCTGGAGCTCGGTGACCGCTGGACCGACGAGCAGGACGTCCTCGCGGTGATGGCGGAGCGGTGCGGTGTGAACGACGACCCGGAGTACCGGTACGGGCAGGACACCATCGACCCGGAGCTGACGGTCGACGCCCTGGACCGGATGGCGGCGCGGCTGCGCAAGGCCGCGGCCGCGAAGGAGCGGGTGCTGTTCGCGACCGGGCACCCGGGCGGGCTCCTCGACGTGCACCGCGCGACCGCCGCCGCGCTGCGTGCCGCGGGCTGCGAGATCGTCGTCATTCCCGAGGGGCTGCAGACCGACGAGGGGTACGTCTTCCAGTTCGCGGACGTCGCGGTGCTCGAACACGGCGCGACGCTCTGGCACACCCACTCGGGCGAGCCGATGCGGGCGATCCTCACCGGGCTGGAGCGCGAGGGCCGCCCGCTGCCCGGCCTGGTCGTCGCCGACCACGGCTGGGCCGGCTGCGCGGGCCAGCTCGGCATCGACTCCATGGGCTACGCCGACTGCAACGACCCGGCCCTCTTCCTCGCCGAGTCCGAGGGCACCGTCCAGGTGACGATCCCGCTCGACGACCACGTGACGAGTCCCCGGCACTACGACCCGATGACGGCGTATCTGCTCAACGCGGCGGGCCTCGCCTGA
- a CDS encoding sodium:solute symporter, with amino-acid sequence MAIDYTVIVVYLAGMLAMGWWGMRRAKSKSDFLVAGRRLGPAMYSGTMAAIVLGGASTIGGVGLGYQYGLSGAWMVFTIGLGLLALSVFFSARIARLKVYTVSEMLDLRYGGRAGVISGVVMWAYTLMLAVTSTIAYATIFDVLFDMNRTLAIVIGGSIVVAYSTLGGMWSITLTDMVQFVVKTIGVLLLLLPIAVVKAGGFSEMKAKLPTEYFDPLGIGGETIFTYVLIYTFGMLIGQDIWQRVFTARSDTTARWGGTVAGTYCLVYAVAGAVIGTAAKVLYPTLPSADAAFATIVKDELPVGVRGLVLAAALAAVMSTSSGALIACATVANNDIWSRLRGAVRPAGEEHGGDHDEVKGNRAFILVMGVAVICTAIALNNVVEALTVAYNLLVGGLLVPILGGLLWKRGTAQGALASVVVGGLAVVGLMAAYGVLANEPVYYGLLSSLVVYVVVSLVTPATDPAVLVAWRERLAGRGVPSVEGERVSA; translated from the coding sequence ATGGCCATCGACTACACAGTGATCGTCGTCTATCTGGCCGGCATGCTGGCCATGGGCTGGTGGGGCATGCGCCGCGCCAAGTCCAAGAGCGACTTCCTCGTCGCGGGACGCCGCCTCGGGCCCGCGATGTACTCCGGGACCATGGCCGCGATCGTGCTCGGCGGGGCCTCCACCATCGGCGGCGTCGGGCTCGGATACCAGTACGGGCTCTCCGGGGCCTGGATGGTGTTCACCATCGGGCTCGGCCTGCTCGCCCTCTCCGTCTTCTTCTCCGCCCGCATCGCCCGGCTGAAGGTCTACACCGTCTCCGAGATGCTGGACCTGCGCTACGGCGGCCGGGCCGGTGTCATCTCCGGCGTCGTCATGTGGGCGTACACCCTGATGCTCGCGGTGACCTCGACCATCGCGTACGCCACGATCTTCGACGTCCTCTTCGACATGAACCGGACGCTCGCGATCGTCATCGGCGGCTCGATCGTCGTCGCGTACTCGACGCTCGGCGGCATGTGGTCGATCACCCTCACCGACATGGTGCAGTTCGTGGTCAAGACCATCGGTGTGCTGCTCCTGCTCCTGCCCATCGCGGTCGTCAAGGCCGGCGGGTTCAGCGAGATGAAGGCCAAGCTGCCCACCGAGTACTTCGATCCGCTGGGCATCGGCGGCGAGACGATCTTCACCTACGTGCTCATCTACACGTTCGGCATGCTCATCGGCCAGGACATCTGGCAGCGCGTGTTCACCGCCCGCAGCGACACCACGGCGAGGTGGGGCGGCACGGTCGCCGGCACCTACTGTCTGGTGTACGCCGTAGCGGGCGCCGTCATCGGCACGGCGGCCAAGGTCCTCTACCCGACGCTGCCCAGCGCCGACGCCGCCTTCGCGACCATCGTCAAGGACGAACTCCCGGTCGGCGTGCGCGGGCTGGTGCTGGCCGCGGCGCTCGCGGCCGTCATGTCGACGTCCTCCGGCGCGCTGATCGCCTGCGCCACCGTCGCCAACAACGACATCTGGTCCCGGCTGCGCGGAGCCGTACGGCCCGCGGGCGAGGAGCACGGCGGCGACCACGACGAGGTCAAGGGCAACCGGGCCTTCATCCTCGTCATGGGCGTCGCGGTGATCTGCACCGCCATCGCGCTCAACAACGTCGTCGAGGCACTGACCGTCGCGTACAACCTGCTCGTCGGCGGCCTGCTCGTGCCGATCCTCGGCGGACTGCTGTGGAAGCGCGGGACCGCGCAGGGCGCGCTCGCCTCCGTCGTGGTCGGCGGGCTCGCGGTGGTCGGGCTGATGGCGGCGTACGGCGTCCTCGCCAACGAGCCGGTCTACTACGGGCTGCTGTCCTCGCTGGTCGTGTACGTGGTCGTGTCCCTGGTCACACCCGCGACCGATCCGGCGGTGCTGGTCGCCTGGCGCGAGCGGCTGGCGGGGCGTGGGGTTCCCTCGGTGGAGGGGGAGAGGGTGTCGGCGTGA
- a CDS encoding PucR family transcriptional regulator: MPDASAPPGPPPSSAPSAPPAPPAPPAPPAPPVPPTPPVPLSALLAREDLALRRIAGPAGPDTVIHWAHTSEMADPYPYLLGGELLLTAGVHVPEAAGPAGEAPGRTESRLREYFDGYVSRIVAAGGAALGFGLAPVHDTVPRALVEACDAHGLPLIEVPPETTFSGVARAVWQLMAQARLAELRRVTEGQQSLAAAAARPDPVPAVLRQLAQRVSGRAVLYGPEGAELAGAGRTREATVGRALAGLAAVVRPGETQGPTPSSASDTVQGTHLAAYALGGGQGFVLGVAAPRRDPGDHTIASVAAVLLSLLTGEQQSGSGAARSAALVRLLLGAAPETVAPLLGGERWTVVHARPTADGPAPDAVAASALGTALGSALIDAGGDVVRVLVPGDGEPAAQLGWTCGVSAPVGPHEWALADTQAARALARARATRTALVRHAERPALAGLVPAADAEAHARALLAPIAATPALTETLRTWLSLHGSWDRTAVALAVHRNTVRQRVARCAALLGADLDDADVRMELWFALRER, translated from the coding sequence ATGCCGGACGCATCCGCCCCGCCAGGCCCGCCGCCCTCGTCCGCGCCCTCGGCTCCACCGGCCCCTCCGGCCCCTCCGGCCCCTCCGGCACCGCCGGTCCCGCCGACTCCGCCGGTCCCGCTGAGCGCGCTGCTGGCCCGGGAGGACCTGGCCCTGCGCCGCATCGCGGGCCCCGCCGGCCCGGACACGGTGATCCACTGGGCCCACACCTCGGAGATGGCGGACCCGTATCCCTATCTGCTGGGCGGCGAGCTGCTGCTGACCGCGGGCGTGCACGTCCCGGAGGCGGCGGGCCCGGCCGGGGAGGCCCCCGGCCGGACGGAGTCGCGGCTCAGGGAGTACTTCGACGGCTACGTCTCCCGCATCGTCGCGGCGGGCGGCGCGGCGCTGGGCTTCGGCCTGGCGCCCGTGCACGACACGGTTCCGCGCGCGCTGGTCGAGGCCTGCGACGCCCACGGCCTGCCGTTGATCGAGGTGCCGCCCGAGACGACCTTCTCGGGGGTGGCCCGCGCGGTCTGGCAGCTGATGGCCCAGGCCCGCCTGGCGGAGCTGCGCCGTGTCACGGAGGGCCAGCAGAGTCTGGCCGCGGCGGCGGCCCGCCCCGACCCGGTTCCCGCGGTGCTGCGCCAGCTGGCCCAGCGGGTGTCCGGCCGGGCGGTGCTGTACGGGCCGGAGGGCGCGGAGCTGGCGGGTGCCGGAAGGACCCGGGAGGCAACCGTCGGGCGGGCCCTCGCCGGGCTGGCGGCGGTGGTGCGCCCCGGGGAGACCCAGGGTCCGACCCCCTCCTCCGCCAGCGACACCGTCCAGGGAACCCATCTCGCCGCCTACGCCCTCGGCGGCGGGCAGGGCTTCGTCCTCGGCGTGGCGGCGCCGCGCCGCGACCCCGGGGACCACACCATCGCCTCCGTCGCGGCCGTGCTGCTCTCCCTGCTCACCGGGGAACAGCAGAGCGGGAGCGGCGCGGCACGGTCGGCGGCGCTCGTCCGGCTGCTGCTCGGGGCCGCGCCGGAAACGGTCGCACCCCTGCTGGGCGGGGAACGGTGGACGGTCGTGCACGCGCGGCCCACGGCGGACGGTCCCGCTCCGGACGCCGTCGCCGCCTCCGCGCTGGGGACGGCGCTGGGCTCCGCGCTCATCGACGCCGGCGGCGACGTGGTGCGCGTCCTCGTACCCGGCGACGGCGAACCGGCCGCCCAGCTGGGCTGGACCTGCGGGGTCAGCGCGCCCGTCGGCCCGCACGAGTGGGCGCTCGCCGACACCCAGGCCGCCCGGGCGCTGGCCCGCGCGCGGGCGACCCGTACGGCGCTGGTACGCCACGCGGAGCGTCCCGCGCTCGCCGGCCTCGTTCCCGCGGCCGACGCGGAGGCCCACGCCCGCGCCCTGCTCGCCCCCATCGCCGCGACCCCGGCCCTCACCGAGACCCTGCGCACCTGGCTCTCCCTGCACGGCAGTTGGGACCGCACCGCGGTGGCCCTCGCCGTGCACCGCAACACCGTGCGTCAACGCGTTGCGCGCTGCGCGGCGTTGCTGGGTGCCGATCTCGACGACGCCGACGTGCGCATGGAGTTGTGGTTCGCTCTGCGGGAGCGGTGA
- a CDS encoding endonuclease I family protein, giving the protein MPATTHIRRWKTLALTTSAVLVGLTLPTVTAAPASAATTTYDSTYYKNAVGKTGASLKSSLHTIISSQSKISYSAVWNALKVTDQDPNNSNNVILLYSGVSRSKSLNGGDVGDWNREHTWAKSHGDFGEVTGPGTDLHHLRPADVQVNGVRGNLDFDNGGSAVTNGGGSRVDSDSFEPRDADKGDVARMILYMAVRYDGGDGFADLEPDEKVNNGSAPYIGKLSVLKQWNEQDPPSAFEEKRNQVIYDSYQHNRNPFIDHPEWVEAIW; this is encoded by the coding sequence ATGCCCGCGACAACGCACATACGCCGCTGGAAGACGCTGGCGCTGACCACATCCGCCGTCCTGGTGGGCCTCACCCTGCCGACGGTCACCGCGGCTCCCGCGAGCGCCGCGACGACCACGTACGACAGCACGTACTACAAGAACGCGGTCGGCAAGACCGGCGCGAGCCTCAAGTCCTCGCTGCACACCATCATCAGCAGCCAGAGCAAGATCTCGTACTCCGCGGTCTGGAACGCGCTCAAGGTCACCGACCAGGACCCGAACAACAGCAACAACGTGATCCTGCTGTACAGCGGCGTCTCCCGCAGCAAGTCCCTCAACGGCGGCGACGTCGGTGACTGGAACCGTGAGCACACCTGGGCCAAGTCGCACGGCGACTTCGGCGAGGTGACCGGCCCCGGCACCGACCTGCACCACCTGCGTCCCGCGGACGTCCAGGTCAACGGCGTCCGCGGCAACCTCGACTTCGACAACGGCGGCAGCGCGGTGACGAACGGCGGTGGCAGCCGCGTCGACTCCGACTCCTTCGAGCCGCGCGACGCGGACAAGGGCGACGTGGCCCGCATGATCCTCTACATGGCCGTGCGCTACGACGGCGGCGACGGGTTCGCCGACCTGGAGCCGGACGAGAAGGTCAACAACGGCAGCGCCCCGTACATCGGCAAGCTCTCCGTGCTGAAGCAGTGGAACGAGCAGGACCCGCCGAGCGCCTTCGAGGAGAAGCGCAACCAGGTCATCTACGACAGCTACCAGCACAACCGCAACCCGTTCATCGACCACCCGGAGTGGGTCGAGGCGATCTGGTAG